The following nucleotide sequence is from Labilithrix sp..
ATGGTAGGTCCAATCGGGCGTCGGCACTATGAGCACGAGCTGACCTGCAGGCTTGAGCGCGCCGCAGATATTGACGAGGGCGCCGTGAATATCGGGGACGTGCTCGAGGCTGCAGTTTGCGATCGCGCTTCCGAAGAACGAGGTCGGCAAATGAACCCCAACGATGTTCCCACAGATGAGGGTTTGATAAGCGGCGGTGCGCTGGGCGCGCTGAACCTCGCTGGGGTTGATGTCGATCCCCCAGGCTTGCTTCTGTGGATACGCAAGGCGTGCGAACAGGCCATCCCCACACCCCACGTCGAGCAGAGGTTCGGCGAGAGCGATCTCGCGTACGGCCCGAAGCCGGACGCATTCGCGGATAGCGAGCGCGGCCGGTGCGAACGAGTAGTAGGCCGAGAAGTCGCGCGGATCGATCGGCCATTCCGACGTCATGCTGAGCACTGAGCATGACCCGCGAGGCGGGCGACCTGCAAGGATCTCGCGCAGTCGAAAGCGGCTGAGATCGCGAAGCTCTACACGGGATGCTTGCCGATCCCCGCGGGTGGCCGCACGCCGGTGCCTTTGCGGCGGCTCACTACCGCGAGCGCTACAAGCGTCGCGGCGAAGGGCAAGATGCCGAAGAGCTGCGACGGCACGCGTGTCTGGTTCTGGAGGACGATCTGGAGGGCGTCGAGGGTCGCGAACGCGGCGCAGGCGGCGAGGGCGCGCCAGGGGCGCCAGCCGGCGACGATGACGGCGGCGAGCGCGATGAAGCCGCGGCCGCCGGTCATGCCCGACTGGAACTGGTGCAGCTCGAAGGCGAGCGCGGCGCCGCCGAGGCCGCATGCGGCGCCGCCGAGCGCGACGGCGAGCATCCGCGTCTTCGCGACGTCGACGCCGACCGCCTGCGCGGCGGCGGGATCCTCGCCGC
It contains:
- a CDS encoding class I SAM-dependent methyltransferase, whose protein sequence is MTSEWPIDPRDFSAYYSFAPAALAIRECVRLRAVREIALAEPLLDVGCGDGLFARLAYPQKQAWGIDINPSEVQRAQRTAAYQTLICGNIVGVHLPTSFFGSAIANCSLEHVPDIHGALVNICGALKPAGQLVLIVPTPDWTYHLAIPEALRAAGLTGLAQAYGDALDRVFSHVHLYDAAGWRERLYRAGFDVDEVRPIAMRPTSWAFDLMLYPSLLGWVTRQLTGRWIALPALRPLTVDLSRAIVNAIGRMAPDADSPAEYLIVAHKRGG